The following nucleotide sequence is from Halanaerobiales bacterium.
CATTTATCAAAAACTGTTTATTTTTAGATGTCTTTTGTTCTTTTATAATTATATGACTTTTATTTTTTACATCTTCAACTTTTAAACTTAACAAATCACCTATTCTTAAACCTGTATTTATACCTAAAACAAATAGCATATAATTTCTATAACTTTTTTTCTTTAAAATATTTTTTATTTCCTTTATTTTATTTTTATCTCTAATTGGCTCAACCTTATTCATTTTTTTCTCCTCTTATTGTTATTTTATTACATTTTATATTAATTATACCATTATAAGCTAAAAATTAAAAGTATTTATTTTAAAATAATCCTTTTAAATTCATGTTTTTTTTGATAAACTCTAGTCAAATTATAATCTGGGAGGAAAACAATGAAGCAATTATTGCAAAAAATTATATCCTATTTTCCCAATTTAAAAAGTATAAAAGACACTGGTAGCAGTTTTAAAACAGCAACTTTTACA
It contains:
- a CDS encoding tyrosine-type recombinase/integrase, translating into MNKVEPIRDKNKIKEIKNILKKKSYRNYMLFVLGINTGLRIGDLLSLKVEDVKNKSHIIIKEQKTSKNKQFLIN